Part of the Candidatus Zixiibacteriota bacterium genome, AACCTCTTCCGGGTGCGCTCCCTGCCGGAGCGGCTCGCCGATATCATCCACATCGAGGACACCCGCGAGTTCACCGATCGGCTGGAAGACTACCTGTCAGACGACTCCGCCCAGGTCCGCGCCCGGGCGGCGATCGCAATCGGCCGGATCGGCGGGGAAAACTCCGGAAAGCTCCTCAAGTCAATGCTGGGCGACAGATCACTCGATGTCGCCCGCGCGGCTGCTTTTGCTATCGGGTTGACCGGACAGAGCCAGTTTGCCGGTTCGCTTGCCGACTCAGCGCGCTCCGGGCCGACGGCTGTTGCTGCAAACGCCCTAAAGTCGGCCGGTCGACGGGCCGACAGCAGCATGACCGCTGTCCACGGCGTTATCGCCGGATACCTGGGCGA contains:
- a CDS encoding HEAT repeat domain-containing protein; this encodes MKIVKGIAALGAVILFGVIAYFAYNLFRVRSLPERLADIIHIEDTREFTDRLEDYLSDDSAQVRARAAIAIGRIGGENSGKLLKSMLGDRSLDVARAAAFAIGLTGQSQFAGSLADSARSGPTAVAANALKSAGRRADSSMTAVHGVIAGYLG